From Arachis stenosperma cultivar V10309 chromosome 2, arast.V10309.gnm1.PFL2, whole genome shotgun sequence, one genomic window encodes:
- the LOC130960611 gene encoding uncharacterized protein LOC130960611 produces MTGVRRRLSKDSDISALHKELDEVSCPICMDHPHNAVLLVCSSHEKGCRSYICDTSYRHSNCLDRFKKMRTDSNDSHNLSSSLVNTNNSGSRQGDAQDPSRGLNPHEGNLENVDSETLQDRAELEELNAGNFASKLNLSCPLCRGTVHSWEVIEEVRDYLNTKKRSCSRESCSFVGNYLELRLHARRVHPTTHPSVVDPTRERAWRHFERQREYGDIVSAIRSAIPGAVVVGDYVIENGDGRSSSDREGSLGDANGPWLSFLFQMIDNIETVPEPRARRRAWTRHHRRPSRVDRPYLWGENLLGHRDNDRDVDEDESPVPRRRRRLNRTRFFADQP; encoded by the exons ATGACTGGTGTTAGGCGCAGATTAAGTAAAGATTCAGATATCAGTGCTCTACACAAAGAACTGGATGAAGTTTCATGTCCTATCTGCATGGACCATCCGCATAATGCTGTTCTCCTTGTTTGCAGCTCTCATGAGAAGGGCTGCAGATCTTACATTTGTGATACGAGTTATAGACATTCGAATTGCCTGGACCGGTTTAAAAAAATGAGGACCGATTCTAATGACAGTCATAATTTATCAAGTTCTTTAGTAAATACAAACAACTCCG GATCAAGACAGGGTGATGCCCAAGATCCTAGTAGAGGTTTAAACCCACATGAAGGCAATTTAGAAAATGTTGATTCTGAGACCTTGCAGGACAGGGCTGAACTTGAAGAGTTAAATGCTGGTAattttgcatcaaaattaaacttgtCATGCCCCTTATGTCGAGGCACAGTACATAGCTGGGAAGTGATTGAAGAGGTTAGAGACTATTTAAATACAAAGAAGAGAAGTTGCTCTAGGGAGTCATGCTCGTTTGTTGGTAATTATCTAGAACTACGTCTACATGCCAGAAGAGTTCACCCTACCACTCATCCCTCTGTTGTTGATCCTACTAGAGAAAGAGCTTGGCGACATTTTGAACGTCAGAGAGAATATGGTGATATTGTTAGTGCTATTCGGTCTGCCATACCTGGTGCCGTTGTCGTTGGGGATTATGTTATTGAAAATGGAGATGGAAGGTCTTCAAGTGATAGGGAAGGCAGCCTGGGTGATGCTAATGGACCCTGGTTGAGTTTCTTGTTTCAGATGATTGACAACATTGAAACTGTTCCGGAGCCAAGAGCTCGTCGAAGAGCATGGACAAGGCATCATCGCCGACCATCTAGAGTTGATCGCCCGTATCTTTGGGGCGAGAATTTGTTGGGTCATCGGGATAATGATCGTGATGTTGATGAAGATGAATCTCCTGTGCCAAGAAGGCGTCGCCGTCTGAACCGGACTAGGTTCTTTGCAGATCAACCATGA